A single Pseudomonas brassicacearum DNA region contains:
- a CDS encoding D-alanine--D-alanine ligase — MTAAYANLVSTLDPKAFGRVAVLFGGKSAEREVSLKSGNAVLQALQSAGVDAFGIDVGDDFLQRLLSEKIDRAFIILHGRGGEDGSMQGLLECLGIPYTGSGILASALAMDKLRTKQVWHSLGIPTPRHAVLACEADCISAATELGFPLIVKPAHEGSSIGMAKVNSLPELTAAWKDASSYDSQVLVEQWITGPEFTIATLRDQVLPPIALGTPHTFYDYDAKYVANDTQYRVPCGLDAAKEKELMDLTAKACEALGIAGWGRADVMQDAEGQFWFLEVNTAPGMTDHSLVPMAARAAGLDFQQLVLSILAASVGQQEPRG, encoded by the coding sequence ATGACTGCTGCCTACGCCAACCTGGTTTCGACCCTTGATCCGAAAGCCTTCGGCCGCGTTGCCGTGCTGTTCGGCGGCAAGAGCGCCGAGCGCGAGGTGTCCCTCAAGTCCGGCAACGCCGTGCTGCAAGCCTTGCAAAGCGCCGGTGTCGACGCCTTCGGCATCGATGTGGGCGACGATTTCCTGCAGCGTCTGCTGAGCGAAAAAATCGACCGCGCGTTCATCATCCTGCACGGTCGCGGTGGCGAAGACGGCAGCATGCAAGGCCTGCTCGAGTGCCTGGGCATTCCCTACACCGGCAGCGGCATCCTGGCTTCCGCCCTGGCGATGGACAAGCTGCGCACCAAGCAGGTCTGGCACAGCCTCGGCATTCCCACGCCGCGTCACGCCGTGTTGGCGTGCGAGGCCGATTGTATTTCGGCGGCCACGGAACTGGGCTTCCCTTTGATCGTCAAACCGGCCCATGAAGGTTCAAGTATCGGCATGGCGAAAGTGAATTCGCTGCCTGAGTTGACCGCGGCATGGAAAGACGCCAGTTCCTACGATTCGCAAGTGTTGGTCGAACAATGGATCACCGGTCCCGAGTTCACCATCGCCACCCTGCGTGACCAGGTGTTGCCCCCGATTGCGTTGGGCACGCCCCACACGTTCTACGACTACGACGCCAAGTACGTTGCCAACGATACCCAGTACCGCGTTCCCTGCGGGCTGGACGCCGCCAAGGAAAAAGAACTGATGGACCTCACGGCCAAGGCCTGTGAGGCACTGGGTATCGCCGGTTGGGGCAGGGCGGACGTGATGCAGGACGCCGAGGGGCAGTTCTGGTTCCTGGAAGTCAACACCGCGCCGGGCATGACCGATCACAGCCTGGTGCCGATGGCGGCCCGCGCCGCCGGTCTGGATTTCCAGCAACTGGTGCTGTCGATCCTGGCCGCCAGTGTCGGCCAGCAAGAGCCAAGAGGTTAA
- the ftsZ gene encoding cell division protein FtsZ, whose translation MFELVDNIPASPVIKVIGVGGGGGNAVNHMVKSNIEGVEFICANTDAQALKSIGARTILQLGTGVTKGLGAGANPEVGRQAALEDRERIAEVLQGTNMVFITTGMGGGTGTGAAPIIAEVAKEMGILTVAVVTRPFPFEGRKRMQIADEGIRLLSESVDSLITIPNEKLLTILGKDASLLSAFAKADDVLAGAVRGISDIIKRPGMINVDFADVRTVMSEMGMAMMGTGCASGPNRAREATEAAIRNPLLEDVNLQGARGILVNITAGPDLSLGEYSDVGSIIEAFASEHAMVKVGTVIDPDMRDELHVTVVATGLGAKIEKPVKVIDNTVHTSMAAQPQQQAASRQEAPAVNYRDLDRPTVMRNQAQAGTATAAKMNPQDDLDYLDIPAFLRRQAD comes from the coding sequence ATGTTCGAACTCGTAGACAACATCCCCGCTAGCCCGGTTATCAAAGTAATCGGTGTCGGCGGTGGCGGCGGCAACGCTGTCAACCACATGGTCAAGAGCAACATTGAAGGCGTTGAGTTCATCTGCGCCAACACTGATGCCCAGGCGCTGAAATCCATCGGCGCGCGGACCATCCTGCAATTGGGTACTGGCGTGACCAAAGGCCTGGGCGCCGGCGCCAACCCTGAAGTCGGTCGTCAGGCCGCTCTCGAAGACCGTGAGCGCATCGCTGAAGTCCTGCAAGGCACCAACATGGTGTTCATCACCACGGGCATGGGCGGCGGTACCGGTACCGGTGCGGCGCCAATCATTGCCGAAGTGGCCAAGGAAATGGGGATCCTCACCGTTGCGGTGGTGACTCGTCCGTTCCCTTTCGAAGGTCGCAAGCGCATGCAGATCGCCGACGAAGGTATCCGTCTGCTGTCTGAAAGCGTCGACTCGTTGATCACCATCCCTAACGAGAAGCTGCTGACCATCCTCGGTAAAGACGCAAGCCTGCTGTCGGCTTTCGCCAAGGCCGATGACGTACTGGCCGGTGCCGTTCGCGGTATCTCCGACATCATCAAGCGTCCGGGCATGATCAACGTCGACTTTGCCGACGTACGGACTGTCATGAGCGAAATGGGCATGGCGATGATGGGTACTGGCTGCGCCAGCGGTCCGAACCGTGCACGCGAGGCCACCGAAGCGGCCATCCGCAACCCGTTGCTCGAAGACGTGAACCTGCAAGGTGCACGCGGCATCCTGGTGAACATCACCGCCGGTCCTGACCTGTCCCTGGGTGAGTACTCCGACGTGGGTAGCATCATCGAAGCCTTCGCTTCCGAGCACGCGATGGTCAAGGTCGGTACCGTTATCGATCCGGACATGCGCGACGAGTTGCACGTGACCGTGGTTGCCACGGGGCTGGGCGCGAAAATCGAGAAGCCTGTGAAGGTCATCGACAATACCGTTCACACTTCCATGGCTGCGCAACCGCAACAACAAGCGGCTTCGCGCCAGGAAGCGCCTGCGGTGAACTACCGTGACCTGGACCGTCCGACCGTCATGCGCAACCAGGCCCAGGCCGGTACTGCGACTGCCGCGAAGATGAATCCGCAAGACGATCTGGATTACCTGGACATCCCGGCTTTCCTGCGTCGTCAGGCCGATTGA
- the lpxC gene encoding UDP-3-O-acyl-N-acetylglucosamine deacetylase, producing the protein MIKQRTLKNIIRATGVGLHSGEKVYLTLKPAPIDTGIVFCRADLDPVVQIPARAENVGETTMSTTLVNGDTKVDTVEHLLSAMAGLGIDNAYVELSASEVPIMDGSAGPFVFLIQSAGLEEQDAAKKFIRILREVTVEDGDKRATFVPFEGFKVSFEIDFDHPVFRDRTQSASVDFSSTSFVKEVSRARTFGFMSDIEYLRKHNLALGGSVENAIVVDSDGVLNEDGLRYEDEFVKHKILDAIGDLYLLGNSLIGEFKGFKSGHALNNQLLRKLIEQKDAWEVVTFEDASTAPISYMRPVAAV; encoded by the coding sequence ATGATTAAACAACGCACCCTGAAGAATATTATCCGTGCCACAGGTGTCGGCTTGCACTCCGGCGAGAAGGTCTACCTGACCCTCAAGCCCGCGCCTATCGATACCGGCATTGTGTTTTGTCGTGCCGACCTCGACCCTGTGGTGCAGATTCCTGCTCGCGCGGAAAACGTTGGTGAAACCACTATGTCGACCACACTGGTCAACGGTGACACCAAAGTGGACACGGTGGAGCATTTGCTCTCGGCCATGGCTGGCCTGGGCATCGATAACGCCTACGTCGAGCTCTCCGCGTCCGAAGTCCCGATCATGGATGGCAGTGCCGGACCCTTCGTATTCCTGATTCAATCGGCTGGCCTGGAAGAGCAGGACGCCGCCAAGAAGTTCATCCGCATCCTGCGGGAAGTGACAGTGGAAGACGGCGACAAGCGCGCCACTTTCGTCCCTTTCGAAGGTTTCAAGGTGAGCTTCGAGATCGATTTCGATCACCCGGTTTTCCGTGACCGCACCCAGAGTGCAAGCGTGGATTTTTCCAGCACTTCGTTCGTAAAAGAAGTCAGCCGCGCCCGTACCTTTGGTTTCATGAGTGACATCGAGTACCTGCGCAAGCACAACCTCGCACTCGGCGGCAGTGTTGAAAACGCGATCGTGGTCGATTCCGATGGTGTATTGAACGAAGACGGCCTTCGCTATGAAGACGAATTCGTCAAACACAAGATCCTCGATGCAATCGGCGACCTCTACCTGCTGGGCAATAGCCTGATTGGTGAGTTCAAGGGCTTCAAGTCCGGCCACGCACTGAACAACCAGCTGCTGCGCAAGTTGATTGAGCAGAAAGATGCTTGGGAAGTCGTGACGTTCGAAGATGCCAGCACTGCACCAATCTCTTACATGCGTCCTGTTGCGGCCGTGTAA
- the ftsA gene encoding cell division protein FtsA, with amino-acid sequence MANVQSGKMIVGLDIGTSKVVALVGEVADDGTLVIVGIGTHPSRGLKKGVVVNIESTVQSIQRAIEEAQLMAGCRIHSAFVGVAGNHIRSLNSHGIVAIRDREVSSADLERVLDAAQAVAIPADQRVLHTLPQDYVIDNQEGVREPLGMSGVRLEAKVHVVTCAVNAAQNIEKCVRRCGLEIDDIILEQLASAYSVLTDDEKELGVCLVDIGGGTTDIAIFTEGAIRHTAVIPIAGDQVTNDIAMALRTPTQYAEEIKIRYACALAKLAGAGETIKVPSVGDRPPRELSRQALAEVVEPRYDELFTLIQAELRRSGYEDLIPAGIVLTGGTSKMEGAVELAEEIFHMPVRLGVPHGVKGLDDVVRNPIYSTGVGLLMYGLQKQSDGISFSGIGSRDSYSSEEPKAPLFERLQAWVKGNF; translated from the coding sequence ATGGCAAACGTGCAAAGCGGGAAAATGATCGTCGGTCTGGATATCGGCACTTCCAAGGTGGTGGCGCTGGTAGGCGAAGTCGCGGACGACGGCACGCTGGTCATCGTCGGGATCGGTACACACCCGTCCCGTGGCTTGAAAAAAGGCGTGGTGGTGAACATCGAGTCCACCGTGCAATCGATCCAGCGCGCCATCGAAGAGGCGCAACTGATGGCCGGTTGCCGGATCCACTCGGCGTTCGTCGGCGTGGCGGGCAATCACATCCGCAGCCTGAACTCCCACGGCATCGTGGCGATTCGTGATCGCGAAGTCAGCTCCGCCGACCTTGAGCGCGTACTCGACGCGGCCCAGGCCGTGGCGATCCCGGCGGACCAGCGGGTGCTGCACACCCTGCCGCAGGATTACGTCATCGATAACCAGGAGGGCGTGCGTGAGCCCCTGGGCATGTCCGGCGTGCGCCTGGAAGCCAAGGTCCACGTGGTGACCTGTGCGGTGAACGCTGCGCAGAACATCGAGAAATGCGTGCGCCGCTGCGGCCTGGAAATCGACGACATCATCCTCGAGCAGTTGGCCTCGGCCTACTCCGTGCTGACCGACGACGAGAAAGAACTGGGCGTGTGCCTGGTGGACATCGGCGGCGGCACCACCGACATCGCGATCTTCACCGAAGGCGCCATTCGCCATACGGCGGTGATCCCGATCGCCGGTGACCAGGTGACCAACGACATCGCCATGGCGTTGCGCACCCCGACCCAGTACGCCGAGGAGATCAAGATCCGTTACGCCTGCGCCCTGGCGAAGCTGGCCGGTGCCGGCGAAACCATCAAGGTGCCAAGCGTTGGCGACCGTCCACCGCGCGAGCTGTCGCGCCAGGCCCTGGCCGAAGTGGTCGAGCCGCGTTACGACGAGCTGTTCACGCTGATCCAGGCCGAACTGCGGCGCAGTGGCTACGAAGACCTGATCCCGGCCGGCATCGTGCTGACCGGCGGTACGTCGAAGATGGAAGGCGCGGTCGAGCTGGCCGAAGAGATTTTCCACATGCCGGTGCGCCTGGGCGTGCCCCATGGCGTCAAGGGCCTGGATGACGTGGTCCGCAACCCGATCTATTCCACCGGCGTGGGCCTGTTGATGTATGGCTTGCAGAAACAGTCCGACGGGATTTCGTTCTCAGGCATCGGCAGCCGCGACAGCTACAGCAGCGAAGAGCCGAAGGCACCGCTGTTCGAGCGGCTCCAGGCCTGGGTCAAAGGCAACTTTTAA
- the murC gene encoding UDP-N-acetylmuramate--L-alanine ligase, giving the protein MVENRKAMPQPEMRRIRRIHFVGIGGVGMCGIAEVLLNLGYEVSGSDLKASPVTERLESFGAHIFIGHRAENAANADVLVVSSAVNTSNPEVATALERRIPVVPRAEMLAELMRYRHGIAVAGTHGKTTTTSLIASVFAAGGLDPTFVIGGRLNAAGTNAQLGTSRYLIAEADESDASFLHLQPLVAVVTNIDADHMATYDGDFNKLKKTFVEFLHNLPFYGLAVVCLDDPVVREILPLIKRPTVTYGFGEEADVRAINVRQQGMQTFFTVLRPDREPLDVSVNMPGNHNVLNALATICIATDEGVSDEAIVQGLSGFQGVGRRFQVYGELPVDGGNVMLVDDYGHHPTEVAAVIKAVRGGWPERRLVMVYQPHRYSRTRDLYDDFVQVLADANVLLLMEVYPAGEEPIPGADSRQLCHSIRQRGQLDPIYIERGVDLAPLVKPLLRAGDILLCQGAGDIGGLAPKLLNSPLFAGAIVAASEGKVK; this is encoded by the coding sequence ATGGTTGAGAATCGCAAAGCCATGCCGCAACCTGAAATGCGCCGTATCCGCCGTATCCACTTCGTCGGTATCGGCGGCGTGGGCATGTGCGGGATCGCTGAAGTACTGCTGAACCTGGGCTATGAAGTCTCCGGTTCCGACCTGAAAGCTTCCCCGGTGACCGAGCGCCTGGAGTCCTTCGGCGCTCACATCTTTATCGGCCACCGCGCCGAGAACGCCGCCAATGCCGACGTGCTGGTGGTTTCCAGTGCCGTGAACACCTCCAACCCGGAAGTCGCCACCGCCCTGGAACGCCGCATTCCCGTGGTGCCTCGGGCTGAGATGCTCGCCGAGCTGATGCGCTATCGCCACGGCATTGCCGTCGCCGGTACCCACGGCAAAACCACCACCACCAGCCTGATCGCCTCGGTGTTCGCGGCCGGTGGCCTGGACCCGACCTTCGTGATCGGTGGGCGCCTGAATGCGGCGGGCACCAATGCCCAGCTGGGCACCAGCCGCTACCTGATCGCCGAAGCCGATGAAAGCGACGCGAGTTTCCTGCACCTGCAACCGCTGGTGGCCGTGGTTACCAACATCGACGCCGACCACATGGCCACCTACGACGGTGACTTCAACAAACTGAAGAAAACCTTCGTCGAGTTTCTGCACAACCTGCCGTTCTACGGTCTGGCGGTGGTGTGCCTGGACGACCCGGTGGTGCGTGAAATCCTGCCACTGATCAAGCGGCCGACCGTGACCTACGGTTTCGGCGAAGAAGCCGACGTGCGCGCCATCAACGTGCGCCAGCAGGGCATGCAGACGTTCTTCACCGTGCTGCGTCCGGATCGCGAACCGCTGGACGTGTCGGTGAACATGCCTGGCAACCACAACGTGCTCAATGCCTTGGCCACCATTTGCATCGCCACTGACGAAGGCGTCAGCGATGAAGCCATCGTCCAGGGCCTGTCCGGGTTCCAGGGCGTGGGCCGACGCTTCCAGGTCTACGGCGAACTGCCGGTGGACGGCGGCAACGTGATGCTGGTGGACGACTACGGCCACCACCCGACCGAAGTCGCGGCGGTGATCAAGGCCGTGCGCGGTGGCTGGCCGGAACGCCGCCTGGTGATGGTCTACCAGCCGCACCGCTACAGCCGCACCCGCGACCTGTACGACGATTTCGTCCAGGTATTGGCCGACGCCAACGTGCTGTTGTTGATGGAAGTCTACCCGGCCGGTGAAGAACCCATCCCGGGGGCCGACAGCCGCCAGCTGTGCCACAGCATTCGCCAGCGCGGCCAGTTGGACCCGATCTACATCGAACGCGGCGTGGACCTCGCGCCGCTGGTCAAACCGCTGCTGCGCGCCGGTGACATCCTGCTGTGCCAGGGTGCCGGTGACATCGGTGGCCTGGCCCCGAAACTGTTGAACAGTCCGTTATTCGCCGGTGCCATCGTGGCCGCCAGCGAGGGGAAAGTGAAATGA
- a CDS encoding cell division protein FtsQ/DivIB produces MQGASLRHQPSAPGRKPVPRGASRMVAKEPMSARLPKANFGFLKSLFWPVLLVALGFGTYEGAQRLLPYADRPIARINVQGDLSYISQQAVQQRIAPFVASSFFTIDLAGMRKELEQMPWIAHAEVRRVWPDQVSIRLEEQLPVARWGDESLLNNQGQAFTPRELANYEHLPQLFGPLRAQQKVMQQYQVLSQMLRPLGFSIARLELRERGSWFLTTGAGSSGPGIELLLGRGNLVEKMRRFIAIYDKTLKEQITNIARIDLRYANGLAVGWREPVAPTTAEPAVAKN; encoded by the coding sequence ATGCAAGGCGCATCGCTTCGTCATCAGCCATCCGCACCCGGTCGCAAGCCGGTGCCGCGGGGTGCCAGCCGAATGGTGGCCAAAGAGCCGATGTCGGCGCGTTTGCCGAAAGCCAATTTTGGTTTTCTCAAGAGCTTGTTCTGGCCGGTGCTGCTGGTGGCGTTGGGGTTCGGTACGTATGAAGGCGCGCAACGGTTGCTGCCTTATGCCGACCGTCCAATCGCCCGGATCAACGTCCAGGGCGACCTGAGCTACATCAGCCAGCAGGCCGTGCAGCAACGGATCGCTCCGTTTGTCGCGTCGAGTTTCTTCACCATCGACCTGGCGGGCATGCGCAAGGAACTGGAGCAGATGCCGTGGATCGCCCATGCCGAAGTCCGGCGGGTGTGGCCTGACCAGGTGTCGATCCGCCTGGAAGAACAATTGCCGGTGGCCCGTTGGGGCGACGAGTCGTTGTTGAACAACCAGGGCCAGGCGTTTACGCCGCGGGAACTGGCCAACTATGAACATTTGCCACAACTGTTCGGCCCACTGCGGGCCCAGCAGAAAGTGATGCAGCAGTACCAGGTGTTGAGCCAGATGTTGCGGCCACTGGGCTTCTCCATCGCACGCCTGGAATTGCGTGAGCGCGGCAGCTGGTTCCTGACCACGGGCGCAGGCAGCTCGGGGCCGGGCATCGAGCTGTTGCTCGGGCGCGGCAACCTGGTGGAAAAGATGCGCCGCTTCATCGCCATCTATGACAAGACGCTTAAAGAACAGATTACGAACATTGCGCGCATCGATCTGCGCTACGCCAACGGCCTGGCTGTTGGCTGGCGGGAACCTGTAGCGCCCACGACGGCCGAACCCGCCGTCGCGAAGAATTAA
- the murG gene encoding undecaprenyldiphospho-muramoylpentapeptide beta-N-acetylglucosaminyltransferase produces the protein MGANVLIMAGGTGGHVFPALACAREFQSRGYTVHWLGTPRGIENELVPAAGLELHRIDASGLRGKGKLSLLKAPLMLLKSIWQARAIIRRLRPVCVVGFGGYVTGPGGVAAKLAGVPVIVHEQNAVAGTANRLLVPLAARVCEAFPDTFTLSSSRRTTGNPVRTELFLDTPRPALAGRKARLLVLGGSLGAEPLNKLLPEALSQVAPELRPEVFHQAGKNHDEVTAERYRAVGVEAQVQPFIKDMAQAYGWADLVVCRAGALTISELAAAGLPSMLVPLPHAIDDHQTRNADYLAREGAAFLMPQRTTGAADLAARLTEVLMQPQRLEDMARAARRLAKPDATARVVDTCLEVAHG, from the coding sequence ATGGGCGCTAACGTGCTGATCATGGCGGGCGGTACCGGCGGGCATGTGTTCCCGGCGCTGGCCTGTGCCCGGGAATTCCAGTCGCGCGGCTACACCGTGCACTGGCTGGGTACGCCGCGGGGCATCGAGAACGAACTGGTACCAGCTGCCGGCCTTGAGCTGCATCGGATCGACGCCAGCGGCCTGCGGGGCAAGGGCAAGTTGTCGTTGCTCAAGGCGCCGCTGATGCTGCTCAAGTCGATCTGGCAGGCGCGGGCGATCATCCGTCGGTTGCGGCCGGTGTGCGTGGTCGGGTTTGGCGGTTATGTGACCGGCCCTGGCGGAGTTGCGGCGAAATTGGCCGGTGTGCCGGTGATCGTCCACGAGCAGAACGCCGTGGCCGGTACCGCCAATCGGTTACTGGTGCCGTTGGCCGCCCGGGTCTGTGAAGCCTTTCCCGACACCTTTACCCTGTCGAGCAGCCGCCGCACCACCGGTAATCCGGTGCGTACCGAGCTGTTTCTCGATACACCACGCCCGGCCCTGGCCGGACGCAAGGCACGTTTGCTGGTCCTGGGTGGAAGCCTGGGGGCAGAACCGTTGAACAAACTGCTGCCCGAAGCGCTGTCGCAGGTCGCACCCGAACTGCGCCCGGAAGTGTTTCACCAGGCTGGCAAAAACCACGATGAAGTGACCGCCGAGCGCTATCGCGCCGTTGGCGTGGAGGCGCAAGTGCAGCCTTTCATCAAAGACATGGCCCAAGCCTATGGCTGGGCCGACCTGGTGGTCTGCCGCGCAGGCGCGCTGACCATCAGTGAACTGGCTGCCGCCGGTCTGCCCTCGATGCTGGTGCCTTTGCCCCACGCCATCGACGATCACCAGACCCGTAACGCCGATTATTTGGCCCGTGAAGGCGCTGCCTTCCTGATGCCGCAAAGAACGACTGGCGCCGCGGATCTTGCCGCCCGCCTGACAGAGGTTTTGATGCAGCCGCAACGACTTGAAGACATGGCCCGCGCCGCCCGCCGCCTGGCCAAACCCGATGCCACGGCCCGAGTGGTCGATACCTGCCTGGAGGTGGCCCATGGTTGA